The Rhododendron vialii isolate Sample 1 chromosome 3a, ASM3025357v1 nucleotide sequence TCCGCCGTCGGTGGAGATCTCGTTCTCCTTGCCTCTCATACATCAAACATCACCCCTATCGCCGTTCTATAATCCCAATGTAAGTGAGGGAGAAATATTTCGAGAGAACTTGAGAATAAGTAGGGAACGAGCGCAGTACATGTACCTCAAACGAGCGCCGGGAACATCACTCTTCCAAATCCCGGTAAGTCATGATTTTGTCATCCTATACTCCATTGGGACTCCTCCGGTTGAAACCTACGGTGTTCCTGACACGGGTAGTGACTTGGTATGGTTACAATGCGAACCATGTCAAACTTGCTATGACCAAACCACAACACGTTTCGACTCGCGAGAATCGTCAACATACGAGGTAGTTGAATGCGATTCTAGTCTATGTTCGGGTTTCAAAAATAAGATGACTTGTGACGACGACGGCTATTGCGCGTACGGGGTGCGTTATGTTGACGGATCTTATAGTCGCGGCAACATTGCCGAAGAGATAATAACAGTGGCCAGTCAGCATTCTACACGTCGTATTGCTCTACTGATCGGCTGCGGATTTAGTAACATGATGAAATCGGGGAAAAAATATCCAAGTGTGGTTGGATTACAAAACTCCGAACGTTCACTCATTGGACAAATACGATCTCCAGCCTTTTCATTTTGTCACGACAACAAGAATAATGGCTCATTTCAAGTAGGAAGGTTTACTGCACGACTGTGGGGAAAGTCAACGTCACTTGTCCCAAACTATGAAGGTATGTATCTTGTCAGACTTGAGGACATCATGGTTAACGACGAGGGCTTGAACATGCCTTACTACGTATTTGAACATGTTACCGGCAATCCGGGTGACGAGACGAGCGGGGTAGTGATCGACTCGGGAGCAGGAGTTACTCATCTACACCCCACGGCATTCGATGCGCTGCTCGCTAAAATCAGTGCACATATGGAGAAGAAGGGCAAGAGCATGTCCTACATATGGGGTTTGTATTGTTGGGATAATCCTGGGGGAGTTGGCGATCCTTCATTGCCAACCATATCGTTTATATTTCTTGATATTAAGCTTAGACTTGGTCGCAATGCGTGGCGTCAAGAAGGACGATATACTTGTTTGATGATTGCTCGATTTCCGCGGCGTTTTACCATTATCGGCCGTTACCAACTAAGGAACATTAACGTCGGGTTTGATTTGAAGAATATGAAACTCTGGCTTGAGGTCCAGTCTGAGTGTGTTCCCTAGGCACATTTGTGTCCTCAATGGTGTGTAATAAATTTTGCCCAGTGTAGTGTGTATATATCATTTGATATTCTTTTACGTACCTGAAATGAATTGCATGCTCCATCTATGATAAGCACCAAACTAGCTAACagggttgattttttttgccacaataTAATTGGAGTATCAAATTAGACACTTAAGCAGGCCAGAGAATAATTCGTATTTGCAACCATATTGAGGTGATCCCACTCGGTTATTGACCAGTACTCCACCCAGCCAGTATTTGTCCTCTTAATTCTTGTTCAGCCACTATTTGACTCCATTTAAGGGCAATGGCAAGAAACGTATCTTGGTTTCACTTAAAGCCTTATTGCACATGAATTATTCTTGTTACAGAAACACATGATGAACATCCATCTAAAAGTAGCACATAAAAGAGAACAATCgaagggtatgtttggttcgaTGGAATCAAAGTTAGAATCAAATGGAGTACTTCACAATTAAATGATGAAATGATCATTTCAAATGAAATCAATATTATTCACCttagtaaaataaataaatgaattgTCATTccactaaataaataaataaattgtcaATATTCCATTTCTTTGCCACACCAAATTACTAGCGTCGACACTCCAAGATTTACTATTGCcacatcaaaaaaaatactattatcagttaaaaaattactatttccaCTAGGGGTGAAAGTAAAAACCAACAAACCGGACATATATGCATAGTGTTAGGGGCGTTCCATCAGGACCTGGTTTTAAAAGATATTGCTCTTATTGGGACCTCGATACCTGTTGGCTGTTGTTGTTTGGGTTCTTTCGGCTTTGAGTTCTTAAGGGATTTGAACTCTTAAGTTgagttggatttggatttggatagAGATTGCTTGGATTTTAGAGTTTAAAATTGATTGAATAATTTGGCCTCTTTCAAAGGTTGGGGTACGTAAATTAACCTCGTCGTGTTCCTGTTTTCTTACAACCCCTTCACTCCCCCGTCTATCATACGCACTCTTGGTCCATTCTCCTCATCAGCCATTTAAATGCTCTTTATTGGCGTGATAATTCTGGACACGACCCGTTAACAAGACACCGAGTTAGAGGGTTGGGGTCGACAACTTTTTTTTGACACGAATATGAATATAAGCTAATCATATGAGGTGCATGGCCGGGGTGGGTTTCGTTAAGCCCCTGCAGAGGTCTTAATTTATCCTCTGAATAAGCAATCTGAGTGCAAATTATGTGGAGCCAAATACCGGATAAGAGTGATCAATTAAGACTAGCTTATCTCTCACGGCCCTAATCCCCTCCCATCTCCGCCCGCCAAGTAGACCGTAAGGTGCAGCATGCATTTCCATATGAAGACTGGCCCGTGAGCAGGGGTGTAAATagttcaatttggtccaatttagttatttttccaAACCAAATCAGACATTTCTGCTGacattttacaaaccaaaccaaaccaaatattattggttaggttttggtttggttcggttcggtttgacTGGCTTACTCTTGTTTTTAATTTCAAATCCAAGCATGAGAATCACGAGACTTGGTAGGAGACAAAACAAGTTTGAACTCCAAGCATGAGATCCACACAAACTTTAAACACGCTTGTAGCACGCTACCATAACATGACCAGAAGTTTTAATAGTTTATTTTCTTAGCTAGGCATATGAATCCATCAGGTTCTTAATTAACATCGAATCAATTAATGTGGAATGTGACCGTCTAGTGAGAGTCTTGGGCCGTAACATGTGAAAGGTCAAAAAAAGGGAGTTAAAAGTGTAgacttagggctgcaaacgagatGAACTGAGTTGAGTTTTAGGATGTTCAGTttcgttcgttaagtttttaagCGAACTCGAGCTGTTTGACGAGCTAAGCTTGAGCAGAGCTTGCCTGAGTTTAAGTCAAAATCGAACGGGTCTTCACCGAatcgagcctcgaacagttcatGAACCACTCAGTTCTAGGGTTGAAACATAAATCCAGCATTCTTTTGGCCTTGAAGTATGTAGACAGTTCCTTTCCACAACAAAGCTCGAAGGATACTTTCACCTTGACGGTGCCCATTCATCCATGTCTTCGCCCCACAAGAGCACTTCAGTTGTGTCAGCTCCATATTGGTCCCCTTCAATGACCCAGTcgaattaaattaattaatgataACTAGGACAAAGGCACTGTAACAAATGTCAGCTGTTTAGTAGTCTTAGAGACTGCCAAAACGACTAAATGGCATTGACGAAtagggcaaaaaaaatgatgagtACATGCATAATAGGCCATTCCTTGTCCTGGCCATTGCAAGATCAACCGGCCTCTGTTTTAGTTAAGCGCAATTCCTACCTTCTTGTCGTATCCGTGTCGGGACACTCCAAAGACACGCAACGACATCCAGAGGACACACAAAACACATATGAAACACATCATATGACATGTCCAATAAATTTAATTACTACTTTTAAGCAGGGGACACTTTAAGAACttgtttctcaaatttgaaaatggaTGAAAACACAGTAAGGACAGATCCATAGTATTGCAAGCTTCTTTTGGGGTTATGATATTCCAAAAGTAGTAGGAGTAAGGACAAACTAGTTTTGTTTGTATCCGATGGCCTGAATGTTCATGTtaattaataataattaaatatttatcctaatatctatattataaaacagctcgattttctttaaaaatgtctaggcatacaAACAATGTAGCATTTATACCAGTTCAATCGTACTTTCTGATAAGATTATAACTGTCAGATTGAATGAATAAATATACACCCCttcctttttcaattgatttctttAAACTTGGTTTTCTTACATTCAATTCCATATTTGTTTTTAAGTtgattccttttaagttgattttcctacattaaaaaagaaacaatcatTTTTGGATTCATACGCGAAAAAGAAACAACCATTTTTATAAGAAAATACACACAATTCTTCTACGTGTTTCTTCGGGTGAATGAATAAATATACAccccttcttttttcaattgatttctctaaACTTGATTTCCTTACATGCAATTTCGTATTTGCTTTAAGTTGATTTTCCTACAttaaaagagaaacaatcattTTTAGATTCATACACGAAAAAGAAACAACCATTTATAAGAATACGTACACACAATTCTTCTACGTGTTTCTtcggggggaaaaaaaaactaaactattttgagttttttttaatacttcctccgtcccctTTTAAATGTCCtccttcgtaactccaacttattaaaaaaccatcatcattatacctttcacatcaactttttcctccactttccatacttacccatcatcattacattttttactcactaacttttcaaaatggaatctacttttagggacaaaatagacaatgtaccaacttttacccattaactttaccaaatggacacttattaaggaacagcccaaaatgaaatactggactataataaggggacggatggagtaatattGATGAGCGAAGAAGGATgctatgttgaattttttttttttttttgcctttttgcgTTAAAGAGGTTAGAGGGATattcaagaataattttttgccCGTCGATTTGGAGCCGTGCCCGTGCCATGCGCTAGTACATACATATTTTTGGTTGTGTCTCCCACCGTATCCATATCCctattatttataattttcgtATCCGTATTTGTGTGtgcttcttagcataagtctaAGTTGACCAGATTTCCCTTGTTAACACCATCCATCGATCGAGTTCTATTTGTCAGTAACCTCTAACGGTTTCTTGTCTTACAGGTTTGGTAGCACGAAAATAAGCCCGCTAAAAAAGGAATGTTGAACTTTAAAGACTTCCTAAAGCTTCATGGATATATTCGTGGTCGAACTAATTCATACCGGAAGTATATCATTCGTAACTGTAATCAAATCCTAATTCACCTAAGATTACGAAcattccaaacatagcctactTCATATCAACCCCTAATAGCTaaaattcatttcaaaaaaaagtatggAAAACTTGACAGATGGTGAGTTGGGGAGAGGAGGGATCCGCTGAGTAGCTTGAGGTCGACCGTAAATCGCATTCCAAAGATGTGAGTTTGGTTCCTGGCTGTTCCAACAGAGTGCTGCTATTGGTACATACAATATGTACatacaatgtacatatagattttgtggggcccaattcgggtctcacaaaaatgatccgaaccgctaattatttttaaaacatctttttatggagccctgtaaaaaatcagcttaacccgatatcggtaaggattttttctgaatttgtagggacgaaactaagcagttaagtagtttcgcctccacaaattaagaaaaaatctttACCGATATAGGGTcgtgctgattttttacagggctccataaaaaaatatttgaaaaataatgggcgatttgaatcatctttgtgggacccgaagtggaccccacaaaactgatatgtacataatatgtacatttcatatgtacccctagcatttttgtagttaaaaatcccacaaaatcatcttcatccacCGAGTAAATTGAGGGCAGTAGTTGAAGGAATTATTATGCAGCAAATGAGGGAAATAGAATGATGAACAAgttgaaatgaggaaaatgcTTTGGATCGTTGAGGAATTATGGTGTTCTGCTGCTGCCTGAACAGATGATCGAGAATTTCTACTCAAGTTTTGTTGGAAGCCCGGTGTATTTGTGTGAGAAGGAGAAGTGTGAATCACGAACCCGTTTACTAGTATTATAGAGTGTGGCTTGTGGCCACATTATTCGGAAAGCGTGAAACGGAACCACACTTTTGTTTTACTCTTGACGTGCGGCTTTACTCCTAGCTGCACTCTTCTACTCCTGGACGCGGAATTTGACTCCTGGTCGCTTAATTTTGCAACACCGTTTGGATTAATGAAAACTCGCATTTCGGGAATATGAGTTCTATGAGCGCATGGGCGGCAGTTAGTTCACTTCCTAAATCCCTAGTCAACTTCCTCTACTGTGAAAAGAATGCATCTTTCTCCCTCACATTCTCTGTAATCGACTTATATGGGTCTTTATGCGAGTAGCGATGACGCCGTGTTGGAAccaaaaatgctaggggtacatatgaaatgtacatattatgtacatatcagTTTTGTAGGGTCCACTTTGGGtttttaactaagaatttctTGCACCACTTCCAGTCCAGCTTCAGTAGTGACCCTATCTGGGTAAGAGCCCGGTTACTGTGCTCgattatttattaattaataattatcTTTTGCGAGTCTTTGGGGCATAAAATTTTTGGATCCCACTCTTTATTGTGGACAAGTCTGCATTGGAAAATATTCATTGATGTTAGGAGATAACAACTGAATAGTTACTTGGacaaagagaaaatctttttgaCAGCGGAGCCATGAATGGTTATTTACAGCGCTCAATCGCACAAGTCCAAAGTATTTTTTgacggtccggattgaaaaccaattttgaccAGTAAGAATTAATTGTTACcgttcaaaattgaaaagcaatctCAACCACTGATTGCGGGAACGGACGGCTGCAATTACACGTTGCTGCAAAAAACTTGTTGACAGTTccaccgtgaataagtttttctcctTGGACAAAACCATTTTTAGATGTGAAAGAAATTGGGTCTCGAAGTTGGTCATTGGGTATGGAAGGAAGCGCCCGTCCAGCGGCCTGGCTCGGGCTCGGACTTTGATTAAAATCAATTGGACTTGGTTCCTAGAGTCCTATTCTTATCGGGCTAAATGTATTTCTCCAAAATCAAATAGGTACGTGGCTGTACGGATTAGAACGAATAGTGGCGTGACTGTTCTGTTTTAACCGTACCACTGTACCAGGGCATCCATGTTTGAACCCGCTGTGCAAGTTTAGGAACAATGCATCACTTCGTTTCCGAACCGACACAACTTGTTCGTTTGTGGACCTTCGAACCAATTTTGTACCCCATCGGACAGTTTCTTGGCTACCTAAAAATACATATCCATTCCAGCCATTTGAGGCGTCCCAAAAATAAGAGAGCACACATACACTTCGCATATAGAGTTCAAGAGAGTTCTACATAGTTTCTGTTAGTGGGGCACACATTTAAAGTGCTGCGTTTGCGTGCGTAAAGCTCGTTGCATCCTGGGAAGCGGACGTCCATAATCACGAGCACCTTGACGAGAGCGAAATCTGCTTTAAGTACACAGTCACTCATCGCTGGACTCGATCTATTTCTTATTCTCTGGAGTCGACAGTTTGTGAGtagtaatttcttttctttagtACTGTTTGTCCGAATCTTGATCTCCTCATTGCTTTATATAATTGTTAGGAAATCATTTGTGGTTAACTTGTTCACGAATGTGTTATACTCAGTTTGCATTAGAGTTTCATTTCCGATTTGTTTATTTCCATGAATTACATTCAAGTGCTTTACATCATTTAGCATCATTAATCAGTTTATGGATTTTTCTTTTACACAAAAGTGTTATTTTCCCTACCATTTTTAAGTTCCAACAGATTTATGGGTGATGATGATCAATGAaaacacacttgtatgtatgatgtttttttttttgtacaaatatGTATGATGTATGTCTAACAATATGGGTAGTCTacacgtgtgtgtgtatatatatgcataatgCATGGTAGGGGATTCCATATTCCATTACGACATAAGTTATTATTTGCTCTTTGGAGCACCGCCACAAGGAGTCTTCTCCACCACTCATTGTATGAGTTCCATCCACCACCGATTGTATGGCGCCCATGTACACCAATGTATGGTAAGAAAATTTCTGAAGCATTACCTGGCAGTACTCcaagagcactgaataattactcgttaCAGAAAGGGTTAATTTGAGAATGTGTTTGGTGATATTTTTATTTAGAGTTAATTTGTAATCTCCCACACCCTCAGTCTGatactatttttcaatttttttggagagcACTGTTAGAAAAAGATACTCCTACCGCATATCAAAATTGGTGagcttttatttttatcaagtatagatttttttttttttttgttatcattCTTCAAATATAGTGATTGAACACAACTCTTCAAATAGTGGGTTCCTCTTCCTCTATTATTTGTAgctaataatttattttttatcgtttaactaataaataaataaaatttaaagagtATGTTGGAGTCACAATTTTGAAAACTACGAAAGCCACTCCTCAAAATGCCACATATATAACTGTGAACAAAAGCTATATTTTGTGGGGGAAAAAATAGACGTGTGGGTTGGAGttagggtccgtttgattagcaAGAAAATTATGATAGAAAGTGAAAATAAGAGAAAGTGaaataaaagagaataaaaagaaaacataatttttttttcacgcaTCCGCTTGATTAGAATGaaagttttgcaaaaaaataagaaagttagAGTAGTTGTTGATTGTAGCATAGTATTGTCCCCAAGTGTTAAACAACAGCGTCCCCAAGTGTAAAACAACAGTAGAAACTCCCAAAAAAGTATGCCATGGTTGAACCAAAGAAAGCTAGACCATGGGCCATGTACcagaaatagaaaagaaaagttgcTTCCTCTTCGAGCTTTTTCTTGTCTAGCCATCTCAACTCCTCTTGCCCCTGCCACAGGAGAGCCGGGGTTTCAGTCACCTCCTTCCCTtgcacggagagagagagagatgagaatgaAAAATATGTGAGCCAACCGTCATTTTCCTTgcatgcagagagagagagagagtgaaaaacATGTGAGCCAACTGTCATTTTGGCTTCGCACTATAGATGTGAGCCAACCTTCATTTTGGGGCTCCTTCCCTtgcatacagagagagagagagatgggaatgAAAAATATGTGAGTCAACCTTCATTTTGCATATGCCCTCAACATAtaacgtaaacacataattcatGTAACCACCCACTCCATGATAGTTTTCTAGTTCTTAGGgctaaaaaaattacagtttctAGGCAGAAGCAAGCACATGCACACATTAAGTATATTGGGGTTTGAGTCTATGAGTCCTGGTATGGTTTCTGTGTTTACCAAATAATGCTGCTTATGGGTTATATTAACACTTATCTACATTTGGTGGTAATTGATTCTATGGATGCTTACTGATGCTGCTACTTGTTCTGGCTTATCCTTGactggttttgattttgtttatgCCAAGCTTAGGCtagatcttttattttttatgcatatattcgttgCTGCTACTTAGGATGATATTTTGATGTTTCTGTAGAATGGCGGTGCTGCTATGTGGTTTTCGGTGATCCTTTGATGGAGTGCTGTTCATTTCCGATGCATTATTTGGTAAACACAGAAACCAAACCAAGACTCATTGACTCA carries:
- the LOC131321065 gene encoding aspartic proteinase CDR1-like, with translation MATKFLFNFIYIFGAATLTVPPSQANHSAGLSRDLPSITSLVFSPPSANKSAISLADPPSVEISFSLPLIHQTSPLSPFYNPNVSEGEIFRENLRISRERAQYMYLKRAPGTSLFQIPVSHDFVILYSIGTPPVETYGVPDTGSDLVWLQCEPCQTCYDQTTTRFDSRESSTYEVVECDSSLCSGFKNKMTCDDDGYCAYGVRYVDGSYSRGNIAEEIITVASQHSTRRIALLIGCGFSNMMKSGKKYPSVVGLQNSERSLIGQIRSPAFSFCHDNKNNGSFQVGRFTARLWGKSTSLVPNYEGMYLVRLEDIMVNDEGLNMPYYVFEHVTGNPGDETSGVVIDSGAGVTHLHPTAFDALLAKISAHMEKKGKSMSYIWGLYCWDNPGGVGDPSLPTISFIFLDIKLRLGRNAWRQEGRYTCLMIARFPRRFTIIGRYQLRNINVGFDLKNMKLWLEVQSECVP